The Bacteroidota bacterium region ATATACTAATACGGACAGCGGTACTTATTTTTCGCAGAAACAAATATATGATCAAAGCTATAATATTATAGATAGCTTACCACATATAGATTGGAAAATTACCGATGATACCAGAACTATTGCTGGTTACACATGCCGCAGGGCTACAGGCAGGGTTTGCGATTCATTGTTTGTAGTGGCATTTTATACCGAAGAAATATTATTGTCAGGAGGGCCAGAAACATTTAATGGCTTGCCCGGATTAATATTAGGTGTGGTAATTCCTCGCATGCACATGAGTTGGTATGCCACCAAGGTCGATTTCCCGGAAATAAAACCCGAGCAAACCACACCGCCTGCTACCAAAAAGGGAAAACAAATAAAGCTAAAAGCTATGCTGAAAGAGCTCAAAGAAAGCGTGAACGATTGGGGCAATTGGAAAAATACATTACTGTGGCAAGCTGCAATGTAGGTAGTTTAAACTATAAACTATAAAGTAGCTAGTATAAAGTATATAGACATTAAATATTTGCTCTTTATACTGGTGCCTTTATACTATTTTATACCTTGTCTCCAATTAATTTTTTAAGCCATTTTAACATCATGAACATGATAACAGTAGCGATACTCAATAG contains the following coding sequences:
- a CDS encoding GLPGLI family protein, with protein sequence MQNKLFKYIFTICIFCSTNYIIAQKFINTARVEYERKTYIKKILQESGDNDNSEWMARLPDYRTEYFDLYFSGNKSVYKTGKESDQKIPEWMSAGIISTVYTNTDSGTYFSQKQIYDQSYNIIDSLPHIDWKITDDTRTIAGYTCRRATGRVCDSLFVVAFYTEEILLSGGPETFNGLPGLILGVVIPRMHMSWYATKVDFPEIKPEQTTPPATKKGKQIKLKAMLKELKESVNDWGNWKNTLLWQAAM